Part of the Chitinophaga parva genome is shown below.
AGGTTCAGGGCATTGGAGAGGGCCACGTATTCGGAGCGTTTAAAAGCCTCGTCATCCTTTTTCCATAGGCTAAGGATCAAAGTTTTGATGCTTTCTTTTTTCTCGGTGTCCATGGAGTCGCCCTCGGCCACAAAGAAGGGATTGAAGGTGATAGGCTTTTCTTCCGTGTAGGCGAAGTAGTAGCCGCCCAATAGCTGGCACAGGCCCGTGTAACTTCCACCCACGTCGATGAGCACAATGTGGGCGCCCTGTTCGTAGTAAGACCTGACTAGGTGGTTCATGAACATGGATTTTCCACTACCGGAGCTACCGAAGACTGCCTTGTTTCTATTTGCCGTGGTCTTTCCCATGGGCTCATCCGATATGTCTACCCATACAGGTTTGCCACTCTGGCGGTCGACGAGCCGGATCCCAAACGGGCTCACGGAGTCGCGGTAGCTGGAGTCCTGGGCAAAAAAGCAGGTCGCTTGCTCAGTGAAGGTGTCAAAGCATTCGTTGTCGGCAATATCACCAGCGTTGCCGGGAAGACCGGCCCAGTAGAGTTGGGGCGCACCCACCATTTCCTGGCGGGGATTAGCATCCATCTGGGCAAGGGCGGCGCTGACCTTATTGCGGAGGTCTTTGAGTTGCTCTTTATCATCGGTCCAAAGCATGATGTTGAAGTGGGCCCGGACCGGCTGGCGTTGTTGGCTAATGGCTTCATTGAGAAATTCGTTGGTGGCATCCCGCGCAATGGCGTTTTCCCTGCTATAAGCAGACAGGGACTGCAGGCGCCGGCGTTTGGCCTCCAGCTTTTTAAATACCTTTTGGGTGTCTTCAATGGAGATGAACTGGTTGTATATATGGTTGCCCGGTAAGAGCTGGCCGATGTAAGCTGCAAAGCCCACCGGATATTTGCTCTTGTCCGAAGAGTAGCGGTCATAGGTGAGCCGAGAGGCGCATTGGGAGGGCAGGTCCTCCATTTCTGCCAGAGAGTACAGTTGGCAGTATTGCTCCCCGATCTTCCATTCTGGTTTAAAGCTGATGTCGCGCATCAGCGGCTGCTCGTTTTGGCCGAGCAGGAAACAATACCGTTCCAGCAGGCCGGCCTTATCTTCTGTACCCGCCAGTTCATCGGTTTTCATCTTACGTACGGTGATAAACCCTCCCTCAGAGAGCAGCCGTTCAAACTGGGAGGCCTTGTCTGTAAAGTCGGCAAAGGTCTGGGGGTCTATGATCTCGGGAGCTACCAGGGAGGGTTTGATCAGACTGGAAAACATGGAAGTGGCGACCCTGCGCTTAGGGGCCTTGCGGGTTAACATCAGGTAGCACCGATGCTCCATGGTAGGCCGTTCGTGGAAGAAGGCGTCGGAACTTTGTTGTAGAAACGATTTTTCCTTCTCAGGGTCTGCCCGGAATTTGTCTTCCAGGAACCAATCCTGTTTGTGCAGCACGGTGCCAGGTGGTAGGACTTTGATGGCCCTGATCCAGGTATGGTGCAGGGCCTCGTATTCATCGGTGGACAGCGTAAAGATTTCAGGCAGGGTGAGTTCAAAAGCCAGGGTGGCATCTCCCTGCCGGGAGATCAGGCAGTCGCCTTCAATTTTTGAGATCGGAAACCATTTGTCCAGGGCCACGACTTTGGCCTTGGGATCGCGCAGCTGCAGCAGGATGCCGGCGGCGATAACGATGGCAATAACTAATATGACAAATAACATAGGGAACGGCTGTTAAAATTTGGTAAGTGAGTAGCGCTTGCCGGAGGTGGCAGGCAAGGGTGACAGAAAGGTGGGTCGGTTGGCGCTCATGCTACAATCCACCCGGGCTGCGGGAGGGGTCTTCTCCATCCCGTTTACGGGGCGGCCGCGGTGGCGGTGGTTTGAACAGGGCCTCCAGTATTTTTTTGATGACCGAGTCTGAAATGGTAATGATGTTATCGATCTTAATTACGTCCTTGGGATCGTTGACCCGCCTGAATTCCATTTTCTCAGAATCCAGGTGATATTGTTTGCCATTGATTTCGGTGCGGGGAATCAGGTTGGCGGGATAAATGACCCTTCCGCCATCTTTTGGTAAGTTCCGAACCACTTCCTCTGGGTCTTCGCCGAATGCTTTGGCGCCAAGCCTGGGATTCAAAAACAGAAGGTCAGGGAATTCCACGTACTTTACTTCTGGCGGCAGTTTGGCAGGAATTTTTTCAGGATTGTAAAGGCTTTTGGTGTTGGTATCATATAAGAACCTGACCCACACCAATGGGCTTTCCGTTTTAAGCCGCTCCATGTCCGAGAAGGAAATGGATTTAGTGGGATCCTTTACGTACTGCAGGGCAGTCCGGTCGTCGGACACGCGGTAAATATCACCGGCCAGGCTTACGTCTAAATATGTTTGTTCCATGCTTGAGCGGGCGTTTACAAAAATGATGGGATGATTAGTGGCTACCACCAGGCCGGTGCTGCCGGGGCGAGCTGGCGTCCATGTGCCGAGGCTTATGTGCGTGCAGCGGGACTGTGCTGTTAAGCATTTGGTCTATTTCCACCTGAGATTTTTGGATACGGTTCCAGACCACTGGGTCCATGTCCCTCAACAGCGGAAGCCAGGCAGTGGTATTGTGGGGTGAGAAGGCATCCGCAGGCTTTGGGACGTTTTTATACTGCAGGTTGTAGTCGAAGAAAATCTTGTGTTGGTTCATGGACAAGTCTTCGAAGGAGATGGTGTTTTTTTGGTTGTTGACCTGGCGCAGTTCCATTTTCATGGTGTCCACAAAAAATTCGTTACCAAAGATTTTTTGCCGGGGAATCTCCCGGGCACCATACACGCCTTCGGCCATAAAATCAACGAGGTCCAGTGCTATGAGCTGCGGCAGAGGCCGGCCTGTGGAAGCAATGAACTGTTCATGCGGAAACTCCAGCAGTTTTACCGTCGCGGGGAGGATGATCCTGGAAGGTTCTACCAGGTAAGTGTCTTTGGCTTCCATGTCGTAGAGGATCCGGCGGTGGGTGGCCACACCCGCTTTGGTGACCAGACTTTCCATTTTTTGAAAGGAGAGCAGTTTCTCCTGGTCAGCCGCCAGCGCCAGGCCGCCGCGCCTGAGATCGACCGAATAGAGGTCGTCAGCCAGTTTTATTTTTTCAATGAGTTGTTCCATGGCGAAAGGAGGGTTTATTTGGTGGCAGACGGAGTTTCGCCGCCCTTGGGAAGGCTAAGAAAGGTCCGGCGCTGGCGACAGATGATGGCCGTGGGTATTTGCCGTTGGGCCGCTTTTTTCATCAGCCCGTATTGACCATACTGGTGGCTATACTTGAAGGTGATGGAAAAAAGTCCGAAACCGAGTATAAGGGTGACGGCTACCCAGAGGTAGGGTGGGATGCCGATGATATAACCCACGGCAAAAACGAGCAGCAGACATACCAGGCCGATGGCCAGGTAAGAAATATATTGTCCTTTAAGGCCGCGGAATTCGATGGGCTTGTTGATGCCCCGGTTGATGGAATAGATAGTGTTGGACATAAAATAAGTTTTTTAAAAGAGCGGGTGGGTATTGCACCCAGCCCGCTCGGAGGAGGAATTGGAAGGGAATAAGAGAGAAGAAGTTTATCGCTATTGTGCTATGCCGGTCGGATGGATGTAAGATTCAATGATGTTGCAGATAGCCACTGTAAGCGCCTGATCGCCGGTATTGGCTGGACTAAAACAAAATGCACCAAATGCAGGACCGCATTGGTCGATGAGCCGGCTCACCTGGTAGGTAAGCGTTCCATTTTCCCGCCACAGCGCATACTGCGCTGGTTGATATGTTGCCAGTAGCCCGGCGATGTAGTGATACTTAGAGGGTCGCCATCTGCGGGTCATTAGGTCGCAACAAATAACTTCTACCCTGTCAGCGGGTATGCCTTTACTTAAAAGCCACTCCTCTATTCCGCTTACCTGTTCTACCGTTATGGATAACAAACCGTCCAGTGAACGTTTGGCGCCGCCGTTTATGAGCAGCTCCGGCGCTTGCCGGGTTAAATATTCAAATAGCAGCTGGCGCAGTCGGCTGTGCATACCCTGGTTATGCTACTTTAAAGAAGCCACGCAGGATGGTGGCCACCACTACCAGGAAGATGCAGCTGCCAAACCACTGGCTGGCCACCTTACTGGTATCCTGGTCTCCACTGTTCCATTTAGTATACACCTTTGTAGCTCCGATGAGCCCGAGAACCGCGCCCACGGCATACATTAAGTCGATGCCGATACTGAAATATTTTTTTACTTCGTCCGTTGCATTGGTAACACCTGCCGCGCCATCCTGGCAATAAGCTGCAAGGGAAACCAGATTTAAAAGAGCTGTAAGGGTGAGGATAGAAAGTCTTACGTAGTACTTTCTGCCCACACATTTTATTCTAACTGCACAATACCGTTTCATACCTCGTTAAAATGTGATGGTGATAAATGATGAGAAAGAGCTAATGAAAAAATGAAAAGGGCCGGGCGGGCCCGTAACCCCGCACCTACTGTCTCTCACTGCCGCCCGGGCACCTTTTCACCCCTATTCGGGTTGTTCCCACAGGGTGTCAGTTTCGGAGCGCGTGATCTCCAGATCACGGTCTACCTTAGCTGCTTTGATGATGATATTTCCAATGGCTGATTTAAATGCGGCGTCACTGAGTACCGGGTAAAGGGCAACGTGTTTGCTGATCTCAGCCATCATAGAGGCTTTGTCCGGGTAGCTGACATGATCGCCGATAATGCGGTCGATGTCGTTGGCCAGCATTTGGAGGGCCTCAAAGCTGTGATCTTGCTGGTCCTCATCCTGCTGCCAGTTTTCCGGCCCTTCCTGGTCCAGCTCTTGGTCAGCCGCGTTGGCTGTGGGGGCATAGGGAGAGGGCTCCGGATGCCAGAATACTTTTTCTTTAACCGCATTATTTTCAGCAGGGGGGCTCATCGGGTTGCTTTTACGCTGGGGGATCACAGTGATCTTGCGCAGCAGTATCAACCCGGCATAGTACACACCTATTCCGACGACGGTGTAGGTGGCAAACTGCGCCCACGAGATGTTGTTGACGAGCATGTGATTTATTTTTTCGTTTACTAAATCATTGTTTCGTCACAAAAGTGGCTTTGCGGAGAGGCGAAATCTGTAAGGTTTCCGTAGCTGGGGAAAATAAAATTTACAGGGCTTCCTCATCGTCCTTGTCCATGCGCCGAAGGAGCGCATTTTTGACGCCGTCAAAAAACGGGGTCCTGCTTTTTTTGCGGATACGCATGTCTTCATAGTATTTGTAGATAGTGTTCTCAATCTTGACGCCGAAGACCTCTTGAAAGTAGCGGGCAATTTTTTTTACTTCCACCTTGGTGTTATTAAACACGCCATACTCCTGGAGCCCGTAGATTAGCTCAGCCAGCGCTGTTACAGAACCCGTCCACACCAGCCTTTCAGTGGGCGTAGTCGTGCTGGTACCATCCGGGGAGATGGTGCGCTGTTGGTCGTTCAGATAGGAAAGCATCAGCCGGTGACTGTGGATGCAGGCGATCTTAAAACTCATGCGGGCATAGTATCGCTTGTCATAGAACAGCGGGAAATCCCCATCGATAAATGGAAGCTGGTCGTTTGCGCTACGGGTGAAGTAGAGGTTGTCCAGGTGTGTGGACTCCGTGAGAAAATAGCGGAAGAAGTCCCGGTGCAACTGAGAGAACTGGCTGATGCGCTTTCGCTCTTGTTGGAAGAAGACTAGCTTTTCCTCGGTGGAGGCCATCTCACACTTACTTTCCAAGTGCAACAGCCGGACATAAAGCAGTAAGCGGCCATCAAACTCTGGACGGATGGTTTTGAAGAAGCTGATTTCTTCCTGTGTGTCTTGGAATGCATGATTGTCCAAGTAAAGGTTAAGCCGTTCAATATAGGCGTTAATCTGGGCGATGTTGGTAGAGATGGCTCTAATAGAGTTTCCTTCATTTCTTAGGATAGCGCCGGTTACCTCCAACATCTCAAGGGTGAGTTGAGATAGGTTCCTGTCCATGGGTAAAAGTTTAAATGGATAAGCTGGTACAGGGATTTGGGGTGTCCATCAAAAAACCAAGGACAAAAAAAAGCATATGCGTCCCTGTTACCATGGGGGACTAGGTCCAATGAATGGGTGTACCCACCGGCAGACGGCTGGGACTCAATGTGCTAGTTTGACAAAAAGGGAAAAGCGGCCAGTAGCGTTGTGGCCAAAAAGGCGGGATGGTGCGCGGCCGGCTGCACTTTAAATGCAGTCTGCAGGCTGCTAGGTGACAGCTGACCGTTGACCGTTGACCAGCATGGCGGGGGCTACCAGCTGCGGATAATTTCCAGCCACTTTATGACCCTTGCCCTGATGGAATGGACAGCGGAGGCTTTCATGTTGTTTTTATTTCCTTTACTGCGGAGGCTTTCCGGGCTTACGTCATCGGAGCCTACTGTGTTAAAGGCGTTAGAGATCACCCGGTAGATTTTAGAGCGATTGGTATCGGTAATAACGCCATCCTTCATAAGTAGCTCCACCACTACCGGAAGCTCATAAGAGGACAGGGCAGTATCGATCTTTTCAAAAGACCGGTGTTGTTGGTCGCCGTTGAGTTTGGATTCCTGGTAGGTGATTTCTGCCTCAATGAAGGACCTGATCTGTTGATTGGCAGGAGGTAGGTCGCCTGGCAATAGGGACGCTCCCGGGCGGATGATCACCTGCTGCAGCATCCGGATATAGAGCCGCAGTATTTTGATCTTATCTTCCGGCGTCGGAAGAGTGTCGAGTTTCTCCATCAAATTGAGTACGCAAAAGGAGATGTACTCCGGGGAATTGAAATTGTAATGTAGCAGCACTACGTTGAGCAGGACGTTGGTCTTGGACTCGTTGAAGGGGATTTCTTTGAGTTGATTGGAAAGGATTTTTAAAAAATGGATGGTGTAGGTGTCCAGGTCTTCCTGGATGCGCAGTTGCCTCAAGTCAGAGGAGAGCGCTTGCAAATAGGATAGCTCGTAGTAGGTGATTCCGGTGGGATTGGTTGCCCTGTTGACCAGCGGCTTGAGCGCAATGGAGAGCAGGGGTTTGTCAACCCGGGTGGAATGGTATAGTTCCTGTATCTGGCTGACCATCTTTCCCATCTGGCGGCCCACGATCTGGCTATGCGTGTAGGGCAGTGGTGTCAGGGGGTTTAGATACCGACCGAACTGTTTACTGAAGTCATCGATGGCAACGGTCAGCTGTTGGCAGACATTGTCGTAGACCGTTGGTGGCATGGGGCTCGCGGCAGAAGCGGATCCAAACCGGAAGATGCTTTCCACCAGGTCGTTGAACTTGCCTTGCAAGGTATGTACAAACCGGCTGGCCTCCTGCTGATCAGCAAGGCGGGAAATGGCATTGAGCGATTGTTGGAAAAATGAAGCCAGGGTCTTGTCAAGATCAGGAGCCCACTGGCCCCAATGGATATCTGCCTGGGGCAACTGCTCCTGAGACAAGGAGGCAAAGTTGTTGACCAGGGTTTCAATTGCAATAAATAATTCGTCCATAGTAATAAGGTATTTAATGGGATCCGGCTAACAGGGTGGCTGTTTGTTTACAGGCATGGGGTAGCTAAGATGTACTACTATGGAGGCTTAACGATGGATGCAGGCCTTCGAGGGCCATCTTTCAAGATACAAAAAAAGCGGCAGAAATTAAAATGAGATTAGAGCCTAGTGCCGGTTAAAGTCCCGCTTATCGAAAACTAGGTAGGTGCGTGTGGATTGGCAAGGTTTGACGAGCGTAGAATACAATAGCATGCATGATCGCGCTTTAACAAGCGGCCGGCTTCCTTTAAAATCATTAGGTGTGCTGTTTAATGATAAAAATGTTTTCAGTGCTGATCAACTTTCCAGGGCGCCGTTTTAATGGGTAATGTGACTATAGTCACTAAGGCTACACGGGCGGCCGTTTCATGACAATAAGATAGGAATTCAATTTGTCTATTGCTCATAAATTAAGTTTAAAGCTATTTACTATATTGGATGTATACACGAACTTAATATTTTCTTAACCCTACCCATGACCATTGAATGAATGACATTCCTTTTGAAATCTACCTTTCCAAGAACCGGCGGATTGAGTGGATTGCTGGTATCCCCCATAATTGGCCCAAAGGACAAATGCCCGGTGCTGAGAGCTATTACGCTGAAATTAAAAATAAATGCCTGATTGTTTTAAAAGCTATTGCTACCAGTTCGGGCGTGTGCTGGTTCCTCTATTATGAGGCTAGGGAAGAAACGACCTTCCTGCTAAAAATAAAAGGCGACCAATATAATATGTTTTACCTGATGGATGGACAGGTGGAGTATCGAAGCAGAGCGCAGGTGGCCTTGGCAACAGCCGGCCAGCTAAATATCATTAGAACCTCATCTGTCAACCATGAAGTATTTCTGTCTAAGGATAATGACATGGTATCAGCCAATCTTTTTATCCCGTTCAAAATGATAAAGACCTATCAGCATACCTTCCCTTCGCTGGCGTCGGCTTTGCTTAACCTCCGGGACGTGAAGGAGGCGACCGTTTTTAGATGGAATGTGGAGGATGATGGTAGGCTTAAGCAGATTGCCGGCAGATGGTGGACCGAGGGCTTGACCGCTTCGGTGCGCAATACAGAGATGGAAAAGTTTGTCTTTAATGCCTTTGATCTGTTGGAAATGTCAATGGTAGCAGAAAGTTTGAGCAATGAGCACCAGCTGGAATCACTTCGCAAAGTAAGGGCCCGGTTGCTTGCCAGCCTTTTTCATATGCATCCACCATCACTAAGGGAATTGTCGCAGGCTGTCGGCATGCATGGTAAAATGCTGGAGCGCCTATTCAAAGCAAGTTTTGGCATGAGCATGCTCCAGTTTTTTCTCCAGGCCAGGATGGAAGCTATCTACCGGCGCTTATGCTGTAGCCTAAAGCCGCTTGCCGAAATAGCAACCGAGTTTGGCTATGAAGACTATTCCAACTTCAGTGCAGCAGTCCGACGAAGGTTTGATCAGACACCCTCCCAAATCCGCCAGTCAGCTAAAAGAAAAGACTGAACGGGAGTCCATCACTCATAAAGCCTGTGTCGAATGTTCACAAAAAATTGTCTGTCTGTTCATAACAAAAAGTTTAAACGATAAACGTAGCTTTGACCTAAGTAATCACGTTCATCATAAAACCAGGGAGAATAAAAGAACTAATCTTGTCAATTTGAGAATAGGAGTATCTATGGGCCCAGGATACGCTAATGCTAGTAAAGTAGGACGCAACTCATCCCCAGATTAAAAAGCTATTGTTAGGATTTTATAGTTCACATCCCCTCATTTCTGACCACCTGTTTTCCAGTTCCGCTTTAAGGACGCGGGATAGATATGCCTATGGCCCTGATAATTCATTGCCAAATTTATCCGCCATGAAAAGATCAACGATAACAGTGTGGCTATCGCTATTCTTTGTAGTCCTTTTTACGTATGCCGCTGCCATGAAGTTGCTAACGTTCGCCCAATTTAAATCGCAGCTCGGGCTTTCCCCGCCGCTCAGCGCTTACGCCAGTTGGCTGGTAGTGATGGTTCCTGCTTTGGAGCTGGCCAGCGTCGCTGCGCTGCTATTTCCAAGAACGAGACTGCTTGGCTTTTATGGAGTCTTTAGCCTCATGGTCATGTTTACTACATATATTATCATCATTCTAAAGTTTAGCCAGTATGTGCCCTGCAGCTGCGGTGGCATACTACAGGACATGACCTGGCGACAGCACCTGGTGTTTAACATTGGTGCTACGATACTGGCCGCCCTCGGCGTGCTGGCAAGTCCTTCTTGGCAGGGCCATCGTTATGTGCTTGGCTCATGGCGGCTTTGATAGTCTCCATGGCCGGTGACTCCCCTCATTACTTGCATTAGGATCCTAAGCATAAACAAAAAATTGTTCACCTAAAAAATTTAAGAGAATGAAAAAGCACAATCTGTTTTTCGGCGCAGCCGTTGCGGCAGCTTTACTCGGAGCGGTAGTGACCAATGCCCATTCCAGGTTTCTGGATGGCTTCCAACAGAGTCCTGGCGCTTGTACGGCGGTATCCAACATTCCGCCCGGCTGCAACCTGACCAGCGGTACTCCCTGCACGAATTTGTATTTCAACAAATCAACCTCTAATCCTGCACAGTGCGTGGATCAGCGCTTCCACATTTAGTAGGCCGGTTTTTTAATTCCTTATGTCGGCTGGCAGTTTTTACACTGCCAGCCATTTTAATTTTGTTCCAACATGAAAGGCAGAATCAAAATTCTGGCAGTGCTCTTTTGCATGGCGGTCGGTGTGCCGGCAGTACTCAACGGGCTCTCCAGCTGGAAGACCCGCGTTAGTGGCGCCTTTCTTCGCGCCTATCCTCCCCATCTACTCACGGCCGGCCGCTCCATCAATCTGGGTGTAAATTCTTACTATATAGCGGGTGCCTCCGGGCCTTACCTGCTCCTGGGCAATTATACCAACCCCCGCGTTGCCTTACGCGTCAGGACGGGCGTAATGGACACGATGGCGGTGGCACTTGCCTTCCCCGCTGGCAAAGCCCCCTCACTGGCTTCCCGGCTATCCGTTGCAGGACCGTCGGCCTTTGTAACAGATGGCTTGCAGGGCGCGGTCTACCAGGCAGATGCTGGGCAGTTACAATTCGCTACCAGCGGTAGCCTCAGCGCCTATGGCTTTAACCAGGCGGCCGTTTTTGACGGGACCCATATTGGGCTCAGGCGATATGACCCACTCCGGCACCAGAATATCCTGAGCCTATATGGGCCAGGCCGTGGCCAGGTGACCGATCACGCCGAGCTACTCACCAAACAAGTGGACGGCGTGTTTTGCACGGAAGGTAAGCTGCTGCATTCAACGGATCCTGCGGTGTTTATCTATGTCTACCTGTTTCGCAACCAATACCTGGTGATGGATTCCAGTCTCTCCCTACTTTCCCGGGGCCATACTATCGATACCAACAGCGTAGCAAAGATCAAAGTGCAGACCTATGCCGATAGTACCCGCAGCCAGTTGGCGGCTCCGCCGGTGGTCGTCAACCGCCTGGCGGCCGCCGCACAAAATCATTTGTTGATAGCCAGCGAAGTGTTGGCAGATAATGATCCGGACCAGGTGCTGGATGGCGCCGCCATTGTGGATGTTTATGAGCTAGGTAAGGGATACCGGGAGAGCTTTTATCTTTCCAAACAAGGTCATAAAAGGCTCAGTGATATGTCCATTTACAACGGTGTGCTTTATGCGGTTATCGACCAGTACCTGTATTCCTATGCCCTGGCGCCCACCGTGCTTGCAAACAAATAGACCACGGCACTGCTGCCGTGGCCTATAAGTGGTTTTGAACTACCAGCCCCTATGCGGATACTGGCCGGTCGCCACCGTTTGCGACCGTCGATATAAAATAGAGCCTATCTTCTCACAACACCTGCGGCGGGGACCTGCATTAATCCGAGATCACAATGACCCGCATGGGTGTTGTTGATAAGGTAAGGGATAGCCCTGCGGCCTTTAATCCGGCTTTAAGTTTTTCAAAACTCCCGTCAAAGGGAATGCTTATCTGTAGTCCCGAAAGCCCGCCCGT
Proteins encoded:
- a CDS encoding TraG family conjugative transposon ATPase → MLFVILVIAIVIAAGILLQLRDPKAKVVALDKWFPISKIEGDCLISRQGDATLAFELTLPEIFTLSTDEYEALHHTWIRAIKVLPPGTVLHKQDWFLEDKFRADPEKEKSFLQQSSDAFFHERPTMEHRCYLMLTRKAPKRRVATSMFSSLIKPSLVAPEIIDPQTFADFTDKASQFERLLSEGGFITVRKMKTDELAGTEDKAGLLERYCFLLGQNEQPLMRDISFKPEWKIGEQYCQLYSLAEMEDLPSQCASRLTYDRYSSDKSKYPVGFAAYIGQLLPGNHIYNQFISIEDTQKVFKKLEAKRRRLQSLSAYSRENAIARDATNEFLNEAISQQRQPVRAHFNIMLWTDDKEQLKDLRNKVSAALAQMDANPRQEMVGAPQLYWAGLPGNAGDIADNECFDTFTEQATCFFAQDSSYRDSVSPFGIRLVDRQSGKPVWVDISDEPMGKTTANRNKAVFGSSGSGKSMFMNHLVRSYYEQGAHIVLIDVGGSYTGLCQLLGGYYFAYTEEKPITFNPFFVAEGDSMDTEKKESIKTLILSLWKKDDEAFKRSEYVALSNALNLYFEYLDKHPNIFPCFDSFYDFLRDTYVSVLQGENVKEKHFDIDNFLYVLRPFYKDGEFGYLLNARERLNVFQQRFIVFELDNIKDHPILFSIVTLIICELFIAKMRKLKGIRKVIIIEEAWKAITKSGMAEFMRYLYKTVRKFFGEAVVVSQELDDVINSPIIREAILNNADCKILLDMRKFANKFDQIQTTMSMPDKGKPMVLSLNKSNDPRRRYRELYIELGGISMKVYGFEPSPAEYYAYTTEEKEKMLVQQYTAQQGGDMKKGIRALLADQRSGKK
- a CDS encoding RteC domain-containing protein — translated: MDRNLSQLTLEMLEVTGAILRNEGNSIRAISTNIAQINAYIERLNLYLDNHAFQDTQEEISFFKTIRPEFDGRLLLYVRLLHLESKCEMASTEEKLVFFQQERKRISQFSQLHRDFFRYFLTESTHLDNLYFTRSANDQLPFIDGDFPLFYDKRYYARMSFKIACIHSHRLMLSYLNDQQRTISPDGTSTTTPTERLVWTGSVTALAELIYGLQEYGVFNNTKVEVKKIARYFQEVFGVKIENTIYKYYEDMRIRKKSRTPFFDGVKNALLRRMDKDDEEAL
- a CDS encoding DUF4134 domain-containing protein, coding for MGRKYYVRLSILTLTALLNLVSLAAYCQDGAAGVTNATDEVKKYFSIGIDLMYAVGAVLGLIGATKVYTKWNSGDQDTSKVASQWFGSCIFLVVVATILRGFFKVA
- a CDS encoding helix-turn-helix domain-containing protein codes for the protein MNDIPFEIYLSKNRRIEWIAGIPHNWPKGQMPGAESYYAEIKNKCLIVLKAIATSSGVCWFLYYEAREETTFLLKIKGDQYNMFYLMDGQVEYRSRAQVALATAGQLNIIRTSSVNHEVFLSKDNDMVSANLFIPFKMIKTYQHTFPSLASALLNLRDVKEATVFRWNVEDDGRLKQIAGRWWTEGLTASVRNTEMEKFVFNAFDLLEMSMVAESLSNEHQLESLRKVRARLLASLFHMHPPSLRELSQAVGMHGKMLERLFKASFGMSMLQFFLQARMEAIYRRLCCSLKPLAEIATEFGYEDYSNFSAAVRRRFDQTPSQIRQSAKRKD
- a CDS encoding DUF4133 domain-containing protein; amino-acid sequence: MSNTIYSINRGINKPIEFRGLKGQYISYLAIGLVCLLLVFAVGYIIGIPPYLWVAVTLILGFGLFSITFKYSHQYGQYGLMKKAAQRQIPTAIICRQRRTFLSLPKGGETPSATK
- a CDS encoding MauE/DoxX family redox-associated membrane protein, with protein sequence MKRSTITVWLSLFFVVLFTYAAAMKLLTFAQFKSQLGLSPPLSAYASWLVVMVPALELASVAALLFPRTRLLGFYGVFSLMVMFTTYIIIILKFSQYVPCSCGGILQDMTWRQHLVFNIGATILAALGVLASPSWQGHRYVLGSWRL